A window of the Phragmites australis chromosome 20, lpPhrAust1.1, whole genome shotgun sequence genome harbors these coding sequences:
- the LOC133902264 gene encoding protein SOB FIVE-LIKE 4-like produces MESSQLTGDDGEECNSNESGWTMYLASPVSSDDVKANDSEESNVEDGSDYSNGRSKVDDTNYDDGDYDSLASDASTGPTQVKVLNGKEKKGHEKIDSSRDENGKDEQEEVHTKLPTSCNKMAGKMKKAEEKTTRRGYNKRRSSTRTSFFW; encoded by the coding sequence ATGGAGTCCTCCCAGCTTACTGGGGATGATGGTGAAGAGTGCAACAGTAATGAATCCGGGTGGACCATGTATCTGGCCTCCCCTGTGAGCAGCGATGATGTCAAAGCCAATGACAGCGAAGAGAGTAATGTCGAAGATGGCAGTGACTACAGCAACGGTAGGAGCAAGGTAGACGACACAAATTATGACGATGGAGATTATGATTCCTTGGCTTCTGATGCTTCCACAGGACCAACTCAAGTGAAGGTGCTTAAtggcaaagaaaagaaaggtcaTGAGAAAATTGACAGTAGCAGAGATGAAAACGGTAAGGATGAGCAAGAGGAGGTACATACCAAGCTCCCGACCAGCTGCAACAAAATGGCAGGCAAGATGAAGAAAGCAGAAGAGAAGACCACTAGAAGAGGCTACAACAAGAGGCGTAGTTCTACACGGACAAGCTTCTTCTGGTAA